From Fusarium fujikuroi IMI 58289 draft genome, chromosome FFUJ_chr07, a single genomic window includes:
- a CDS encoding related to zinc finger protein odd-paired-like (opl) — MAYSYLLLHASFAGTSMCMVSNRAAYYAEAELLPPHYNTITTSDSNLYSPTPYSPPMPVHPNTNSDFILSPENGPNGGSGVGFGAYMDLPPCHAGSFQSCITHTPHIIDTDSTPRAWNPDSNSVQYDNCQSSPSIGHETADITITKDAELAERDSSSQPDANQSSKSESNTKTNANPSHPFMFNNIEDAFRYPCYGEGCNKTFARKEHATRHYRTKHEKSTKYLTCEFCGKNTFNRSDNLNAHRKLHARSRPRNSNGVHFVPDAVPAMQMNRKRGRPRLNA; from the exons ATGGCCTATTCTTATTTACTCTTGCATGC AAGCTTTGCAGGCACTTCTATGTGCATGGTCTCGAATCGCGCCGCGTATTACGCCGAAGCGGAACTACTGCCCCCTCATTATAACACAATCACAACCTCGGATTCAAATCTATATTCGCCGACTCCATATAGTCCTCCAATGCCGGTACATCCAAATACCAATTCTGACTTTATCTTAAGCCCTGAAAACGGTCCAAATGGCGGTTCTGGTGTCGGTTTTGGGGCTTACATGGATCTCCCTCCATGTCACGCTGGGTCCTTTCAGTCCTGTATAACACATACGCCCCACATAATAGACACAGATTCCACTCCAAGAGCCTGGAATCCGGACAGTAACTCAGTTCAATATGACAACTGTCAATCATCGCCTAGCATTGGCCATGAAACAGCTGATATCACAATAACTAAGGATGCTGAACTGGCTGAACGTGACTCATCCTCTCAGCCCGATGCTAATCAGTCTTCAAAATCCGAGTCCAATACGAAAA CCAATGCAAATCCGAGTCATCCTTTCATGTTCAATAACATTGAAGATGCCTTTCGCTATCCATGCTATGGAGAAGGTTGCAATAAGACGTTTGCACGCAAGGAGCATGCCACACGGCACTACAGAAC GAAACATGAGAAAAGTACAAAATATCTGACTTGTGAATTCTGCGGAAAGAATACTTTTAACCGATCGGATAATCTAAACGCCCATCGAAAGCTACATGCCAGATCAAGACCGAGGAATAGCAACGGCGTTCATTTTGTCCCTGATGCTGTTCCAGCAATGCAGATGAATCGCAAGAGGGGGAGACCAAGACTAAATGCATAA
- a CDS encoding FLO9-Lectin-like protein, expressed and involved in flocculation: MRPLSSFAGGAAIALGLASSVFAAPGLKACLPDDGIEVVELQPVEVICDGKTLTSTITRHYTEYPGSSKFPSDLGGSGSPDSPTAPGSPVPSGKEPPCKDCVTITTTVDTPFCTTIPPATKGGPSTVITGVAPPCEDCMTITTTVPSPFCTTIPPATEGGPSTVITGVPPVCEGCVTVTKPGPTSYISYIPPASDGGKTTLAICPGPVTVTVTAKVPASTFVSASSGCTYCTATLIVPPVRTTLTHTGPVPGTATIPASAGCTKGCGGTVVVTVTPGPKPTGPIVTLTTTGRAPGTETIPPATDCSKLCTTTIRVTSVPSLSSTGRLTTITTTGSVPGTTTIPPASSCPTCEGTVVITVPPASFITLTITGSVPGTTTVPPASNCPTCEGTVIVTVPPGSFTTVTTTGTIPGTTTVTPASSCPTCIGTVIITVPPPSFTTITTTGSVSGTTTVTPASSCPTFTTTGTVPGTTTVPPASNCPTCEGTVIITSVPPAYTTTTSFGSVTLPTTTTLTNTGTGTRTVVVIVPTPSKPVVTITSTGTGTVPSATTITGTGTTGTDTVITFIPSTSEPVRPTITITSTGTGTVPSATTITATGTTGTDTVITFIPSTSEPVRPTTTITSTGTGTVPSATTITATGTTGTDTVITYVTATTEPIATRPTTTITSTGTGTVPSATTITATGTTGTDTVITFVPPAPRTTVTITSTGTRTGITTVPPATSGDPSTVIIFTTIPSSTVPVTSSSTTRPGGVTTLTSTGTTTGLTTIPPVVSNGTTVVITFVTPSATSPSSTLSEASTTSSEALSTLSSTTSSEASSTLSSTTSSEALSTLSSTTSSEASSTSSEALTTSSEASTTSSPTTLSSTTSSEASSTLSSTTSSPTTLSSTTSSEASTTSSEASSTLSSTTSSPTTSSPTTLSSTTSSTSRASTTSSSTTSSTSRSSTATSTTSTSTSTTQSTTSSTTTRPTTVFTTITLATTSTGLTTIGTGSTRTVITYDCTVTQTRSVSAVATNSAANTFIVPACATAMRFIVAGGKGGAPVINGVEGDNGAAGAQLSGTVSVTPGQSVVLLAGGRGGIGRASGVSPGGIGYGTGGTATDLAGGGGAGSSLTLNGRLLVVAGGGGGGGRYTDLDATNPQVVTYSGDSGKGGGSNGNTAYISLRATPNQHTVTIQGGRGGGASAPGAGGTVSGSPTLSTNGAPGNGMNGGNGRPGLGTTNLGSGGGGSGYYGGGSGAVAQKTVGTNPPAAAGVQGGGGSNYLASGVTATSSINDRPGFVTVVFFG; encoded by the exons ATGCGCCCTCTGTCCTCGTTCGCGGGTGGAGCAGCTATTGCCCTCGGCCTGGCCAGCAGCGTCTTCGCTGCTCCCGGGCTAAAGGCCTGTCTCCCTGACGACGGCATCGAAGTTGTAGAGCTCCAGCCTGTCGAAGTCATTTGTGATGGCAAAACGCTCACCAGCACAATCACTCG GCACTACACCGAGTACCCAGGGTCCTCTAAGTTCCCGAGTGACCTGGGAGGATCTGGCTCGCCCGATTCCCCCACGGCCCCGGGGTCCCCTGTCCCTTCAGGAAAAGAGCCTCCCTGCAAGGACTGTGTGACTATCACGACCACTGTTGACACTCCTTTCTGTACTACAATTCCTCCCGCTACCAAGGGAGGTCCCTCAACTGTTATTACTGGTGTTGCTCCTCCATGTGAGGATTGCATGACGATCACCACTACTGTTCCCTCTCCTTTCTGTACTACCATTCCCCCGGCTACCGAAGGTGGACCTTCAACTGTCATTACTGGTGTCCCTCCTGTATGTGAGGGCTGCGTTACTGTCACCAAGCCAGGACCAACTtcttatatctcttatatcCCTCCTGCCTCTGATGGCGGCAAGACAACACTAGCAATATGCCCTGGCCCAGTCACGGTAACTGTGACCGCCAAGGTACCTGCTTCTACCTTTGTGAGCGCTTCATCTGGCTGCACCTACTGCACGGCCACACTGATTGTGCCTCCGGTTCGCACAACCCTGACCCATACTGGTCCTGTTCCTGGCACAGCTACTATCCCCGCTTCTGCTGGTTGCACTAAAGGCTGTGGAGGTACTGTCGTTGTTACAGTTACTCCTGGACCTAAACCAACTGGTCCTATTGTAACATTGACCACTACTGGCCGTGCCCCCGGCACAGAGACTATCCCTCCTGCGACAGATTGCTCTAAGTTATGCACTACCACCATTCGGGTCACCTCAGTCCCCAGCCTGTCAAGCACAGGTCGATTGACAACAATCACCACAACCGGTTCTGTGCCTGGTACAACCACAATCCCCCCTGCCTCAAGTTGTCCAACATGTGAGGGTACTGTAGTTATTACGGttcctccagcttctttTATAACGCTCACTATAACCGGTTCTGTACCCGGTACTACTACAGTACCTCCTGCCTCTAATTGCCCTACTTGTGAAGGCACGGTTATAGTTACAGTCCCCCCTGGCTCCTTCACAACAGTTACAACTACTGGCACTATCCCTGGTACTACTACAGTGACCCCAGCTTCAAGCTGCCCTACCTGTATAGGCACTGTTATAATTACGGTCCCTCCACCTTCTTTCACAACAATCACTACAACCGGTTCTGTCTCTGGTACTACTACAGTTACCCCAGCTTCAAGCTGCCCTACCT TCACAACCACTGGCACTGTCCCTGGTACTACAACAGTACCCCCTGCCTCCAATTGCCCGACCTGTGAAGGCACTGTAATCATCACTTCGGTTCCTCCAGCGTATACAACAACTACCAGTTTCGGTTCAGTCACTTTGCCTACAACAACTACTCTGACTAATACTGGAACCGGGACCAGAACCGTTGTGGTTATTGTGCCTACCCCTTCAAAGCCCGTCGTAACTATTACATCTACTGGTACAGGCACAGTACCTTCAGCGACTACTATTACAGGCACTGGAACCACTGGGACTGACACTGTTATCACCTTCATCCCCTCTACATCTGAACCTGTTAGGCCAACTATAACTATTACATCTACTGGTACAGGCACAGTACCTTCAGCAACTACCATTACAGCTACTGGAACCACTGGAACTGACACTGTTATCACCTTCATTCCCTCTACTTCTGAACCTGTTAGGCCAACAACAACTATTACATCTACTGGTACAGGCACAGTACCTTCAGCAACTACCATCACAGCTACTGGAACCACTGGAACTGATACTGTAATTACATATGTTACAGCAACTACTGAGCCAATTGCTACCAGGCCAACTACAACTATTACATCTACTGGTACAGGCACAGTACCTTCAGCAACTACCATCACAGCTACTGGAACCACTGGAACAGACACTGTCATCACCTTCGTTCCACCGGCTCCTCGGACCACAGTCACTATTACATCCACAGGAACACGAACTGGCATTACAACTGTCCCACCTGCGACCTCTGGTGATCCATCAACTGTTATCATCTTTACCACGATTCCATCCAGTACTGTTCCTGTCACGTCGTCCTCAACCACGCGACCTGGTGGGGTCACAACTCTAACATCTACGGGCACGACTACAGGACTCACAACCATCCCTCCTGTCGTCAGTAATGGCACTACTGTTGTCATTACATTTGTTACGCCTTCAGCTACTTCCCCTTCTAGCACTTTATCTGAGGCGTCAACCACTTCATCTGAGGCATTAAGCACTTTATCTTCAACCACTTCATCTGAGGCGTCAAGCACTTTATCGTCAACCACTTCATCTGAGGCATTAAGCACTTTATCTTCAACCACTTCATCTGAGGCATCAAGCACTTCGTCTGAGGCGTTAACCACTTCATCCGAGGCGTCAACCacttcatcgccaaccacTTTATCGTCAACCACTTCATCTGAGGCATCAAGCACTTTATCGTCAACtacttcatcgccaaccacTTTATCGTCAACCACTTCATCTGAGGCGTCAACCACTTCATCTGAGGCATCAAGCACTTTATCGTCAACCacttcatcgccaaccacttcatcgccaaccacTTTATCATCAACCACTTCATCTACATCTAGGGCATCAAccacttcatcatcaaccacttCGTCTACATCTAGGTCGTCAACTGCTACATCTACCACCAGTACTTCGACCAGCACGACGCAATCTACTACAAGCTCCACCACTACACGCCCTACCACTGTTTTCACGACTATTACTCTGGCTACCACAAGTACTGGGCTCACAACCATTGGTACTGGTAGTACTCGCACTGTCATTACATATGACTGTACTGTGACTCAAACCCGCTCAGTCTCGGCGGTTGCTACAAACTCGGCTGCAAACACTTTTATTGTACCAGCCTGCGCTACGGCGATGCGTTTCATTGTTGCAGGCGGTAAAGGTGGAGCTCCTGTGATTAATGGTGTAGAGGGCGACAAcggtgctgctggtgctcAACTATCGGGAACAGTATCTGTCACACCGGGACAAAGCGTGGTGCTTTTGGCAGGTGGAAGGGGGGGAATTGGCCGGGCTTCTGGGGTCAGTCCCGGTGGAATTGGATATGGTACAGGCGGTACTGCCACGGACCtcgctggtggtggtggtgcgGGATCGTCCTTGACACTGAATGGCAGGCTACTTGTTGtcgctggtggtggtggcgggGGAGGCAGGTATACAGATCTTGACGCTACCAATCCTCAAGTTGTTACCTACTCTGGTGACAGTGGCAAGGGCGGAGGCTCCAATGGTAACACTGCTTACATCTCGTTGAGGGCAACTCCTAACCAGCACACTGTCACTATTCAGGGTGGTCGAGGAGGTGGCGCAAGTGCCCCCGGCGCCGGAGGAACTGTTAGTGGAAGTCCCACCTTATCTACCAACGGTGCTCCCGGCAATGGCATGAATGGTGGTAATGGTAGACCAGGTCTCGGGACCACAAATCTAGGGTCTGGAGGAGGTGGATCTGGTTACTACGGCGGTGGCAGTGGAGCTGTTGCCCAGAAAACAGTCGGCACTAATCCACCAGCCGCAGCAGGTGTTcaaggtggtggtggttctAACTACCTCGCCAGCGGAGTGACTGCTACAAGCAGTATAAATGACCGACCTGGCTTTGTCACTGTTGTCTTCTTTGGCTAG